A window of the Sporosarcina sp. FSL K6-2383 genome harbors these coding sequences:
- a CDS encoding DUF1405 domain-containing protein, producing the protein MGLLIQRIWLILSHKSFLWILLFINLLGTVYGYDWYMWQLEITEPKFWIFVPDSPTASLFFTLAIIGWLIGRNFKLIEALALITLVKYGLWAVVMNILTLIETGELSWVGWMLVGSHFAMAVQAVLYSQLYRFSFGHIALAAIWTLHNDVIDYVFGQMPIYGDLMKYMNQIGYFTFWLSIACILLACWVWRKRIAAVKLR; encoded by the coding sequence ATGGGTTTATTGATACAGAGGATTTGGCTCATTCTTTCACATAAATCATTTCTTTGGATTTTGTTATTTATTAATTTATTAGGTACGGTGTATGGCTACGATTGGTATATGTGGCAGCTGGAAATCACTGAGCCGAAGTTTTGGATTTTTGTTCCTGATAGCCCGACAGCAAGTTTGTTTTTTACGCTTGCCATTATCGGTTGGCTAATTGGACGTAATTTTAAGCTGATAGAAGCGCTTGCACTCATTACGCTCGTTAAGTACGGTTTATGGGCGGTCGTTATGAATATATTGACGCTTATCGAGACAGGTGAACTCAGTTGGGTTGGCTGGATGCTTGTTGGTTCGCATTTTGCGATGGCTGTTCAAGCTGTACTGTATAGCCAGTTGTATCGCTTCAGCTTTGGTCATATTGCGCTAGCGGCTATTTGGACGCTTCATAATGATGTTATTGATTATGTGTTTGGCCAGATGCCTATCTACGGTGATTTGATGAAATATATGAATCAGATTGGTTATTTCACGTTCTGGTTGTCGATAGCCTGTATATTACTTGCTTGTTGGGTATGGAGGAAAAGAATAGCTGCTGTTAAATTGAGATAA
- a CDS encoding zinc metallopeptidase produces the protein MSFWIYLAAIIILPLYAQFKVKSTYKKYSKVRSTSGMTGAEVARRILDYNGLQNVQVVESKGFLSDHYNPMTKIVALSSHNYHEASVAGTAIAAHEVGHAIQDKEAYSYLRFRHRLAPVASITSNASWVFIMIGIIFSSMNSLLGIGIALLAVGVVFQLVTLPVEFNASTRAMNQIVELNIIRNEEEPHAKKVLSAAAMTYVAAAAVAVLELVRLLLIFTNRD, from the coding sequence ATGTCGTTTTGGATTTACTTGGCGGCAATTATTATTCTGCCACTTTACGCTCAATTTAAAGTGAAAAGTACGTATAAAAAGTATTCGAAAGTCCGTTCAACATCAGGTATGACGGGAGCAGAAGTTGCTCGTCGTATTTTAGATTATAATGGTTTGCAAAATGTACAAGTCGTAGAAAGTAAAGGTTTTTTGAGTGATCACTACAACCCGATGACAAAAATCGTTGCGTTATCTTCGCATAATTACCACGAAGCATCTGTTGCTGGTACAGCTATTGCGGCACACGAAGTTGGCCATGCGATTCAGGATAAGGAAGCCTATTCATATCTTCGTTTCCGTCACCGTTTAGCACCTGTTGCGAGCATTACGTCTAATGCTTCTTGGGTATTCATTATGATTGGTATTATTTTCTCAAGCATGAACTCGTTGCTTGGAATCGGGATTGCATTGCTTGCAGTTGGGGTTGTGTTCCAACTTGTGACATTACCAGTGGAATTCAATGCATCGACACGCGCGATGAATCAAATTGTAGAGCTAAATATTATTCGTAACGAAGAAGAACCACATGCTAAGAAAGTACTGAGCGCAGCAGCCATGACATACGTTGCAGCCGCGGCAGTAGCTGTTCTTGAATTGGTTCGTTTGTTATTGATTTTCACAAATAGAGACTAA
- a CDS encoding YitT family protein, producing MLDGIKFKNIFFIILGAAIFSFGLVHFNIQNELAEGGFTGITLILLFAFNWDPAIMNLVLNIPMFIIGWKLLGKRVFIYTVIGTVAVSVFIKIFMIYQIDIHLKDDLFLVALFAGLFIGIGLGIIFRYGGTTGGVDIIARLAHKYMGWSMGKTMFMFDAVVILVSWAVYLDHRSMMYTLVALFVGARVIDFVQEGAYAARGAFIISNAQDEIAAKIATEMDRGVTVLKGYGHYTKADREVLYCVVGRNEVMRLKNIITSIDPHAFVSLIDAYDVMGEGFTLDDQKRPLER from the coding sequence ATGCTAGACGGAATTAAATTTAAAAATATCTTTTTCATCATACTCGGCGCTGCTATCTTCAGTTTCGGACTCGTCCATTTTAATATTCAAAATGAACTTGCCGAAGGTGGTTTTACAGGGATTACACTTATTTTATTATTTGCATTCAATTGGGACCCCGCTATTATGAACCTTGTTCTCAATATTCCCATGTTCATTATCGGCTGGAAGCTGTTAGGTAAAAGGGTATTCATCTACACTGTTATCGGAACTGTTGCAGTATCTGTCTTTATCAAAATCTTTATGATTTATCAAATTGATATTCATCTAAAAGATGATCTTTTCCTTGTCGCTTTGTTTGCCGGTCTGTTCATCGGAATTGGGCTCGGTATTATTTTTAGATATGGCGGTACAACAGGCGGTGTAGATATTATCGCACGTCTTGCTCATAAATACATGGGCTGGAGCATGGGAAAAACAATGTTTATGTTCGATGCAGTTGTCATACTCGTTTCCTGGGCGGTCTATTTGGATCATCGTTCGATGATGTATACGCTTGTCGCCTTGTTCGTTGGCGCCCGCGTCATCGACTTTGTACAAGAAGGGGCTTATGCAGCAAGGGGAGCATTTATCATTTCTAATGCACAAGACGAAATTGCAGCAAAAATCGCAACAGAAATGGATCGTGGCGTCACTGTCCTAAAAGGCTACGGACATTATACGAAGGCTGACCGAGAAGTTTTATACTGCGTTGTCGGTAGAAACGAAGTGATGCGCTTAAAAAACATCATCACTTCCATCGACCCACACGCGTTCGTATCCCTCATCGACGCCTATGATGTGATGGGTGAAGGCTTCACGCTAGATGACCAGAAACGACCGCTTGAACGATAG
- a CDS encoding nucleotide pyrophosphohydrolase, with translation MESSKSLDELQQEVDLYINGFKEGYFPPMELLARLTEELGELSREVQHVYGMKKKKSSEAVRSLEEETGDLFFVLVCFANSQGISLEKALTTVVDKFKHRDADRWTKKEEV, from the coding sequence ATGGAGTCATCAAAGTCGTTGGATGAGCTACAACAGGAAGTTGATTTGTACATAAATGGTTTTAAAGAAGGCTATTTCCCGCCGATGGAATTGCTCGCCCGCTTGACGGAAGAGCTTGGTGAGTTGTCGAGGGAAGTTCAACATGTCTATGGGATGAAAAAGAAAAAATCGAGTGAGGCAGTCCGTTCACTTGAAGAAGAAACTGGAGATTTGTTTTTTGTGCTCGTCTGTTTTGCTAATTCACAGGGGATTAGCCTAGAAAAGGCATTGACGACCGTGGTAGATAAATTCAAACATCGTGATGCAGATCGCTGGACAAAAAAGGAGGAAGTTTGA
- the dapB gene encoding 4-hydroxy-tetrahydrodipicolinate reductase codes for MMIKVAIAGIRGRMGSTALQAITAAPDMEVVAALDYKYAGMYLHNSIITEERVGVPFYTSLVELAADTEPDVLLDVTDPDAVFMNVKEAIGLGIRPVVGTSGLSKEQISILSNLSTDAQLGTIIAPNFSIGAVLMMKFSVMAARYLGDVEILEMHHDRKLDAPSGTAVKTAEMITAVREPHLQGHPEEQEHQAGARGADVEGMKIHSIRLPGLLAHQQVLLGGEGELLTIRHDSFDRNSFMPGILMAVRDVTVRKDLVYGLENIID; via the coding sequence TTGATGATAAAAGTTGCGATTGCAGGAATACGTGGCAGAATGGGAAGTACGGCACTTCAAGCGATAACGGCAGCACCTGATATGGAAGTGGTCGCTGCCCTTGATTATAAATATGCGGGGATGTACTTACATAATTCAATCATTACGGAAGAGCGCGTGGGAGTACCGTTTTACACGTCACTTGTCGAATTGGCGGCTGATACAGAGCCCGATGTTCTGCTTGATGTGACGGACCCAGATGCAGTTTTCATGAATGTGAAAGAGGCGATAGGGCTTGGCATACGTCCAGTTGTTGGGACGTCTGGTCTTTCCAAAGAACAGATTTCGATTTTATCCAACTTGTCTACTGACGCCCAATTAGGCACAATTATCGCACCGAATTTCTCAATAGGTGCTGTCCTAATGATGAAGTTTTCGGTTATGGCGGCACGCTATCTTGGAGATGTTGAAATACTTGAAATGCATCACGATCGAAAACTTGACGCACCATCAGGAACGGCAGTGAAAACAGCTGAAATGATTACAGCCGTTAGGGAACCACATCTGCAAGGTCATCCAGAGGAGCAGGAACATCAGGCGGGCGCACGCGGTGCGGATGTAGAAGGGATGAAAATCCATAGCATTAGACTACCGGGATTACTTGCACATCAACAAGTGCTTCTGGGGGGCGAAGGTGAATTACTTACGATCCGTCATGACTCATTTGACCGTAATAGCTTTATGCCAGGTATTCTGATGGCGGTACGCGATGTGACTGTAAGGAAAGATCTTGTTTATGGGCTTGAGAATATTATTGATTAA
- the bshA gene encoding N-acetyl-alpha-D-glucosaminyl L-malate synthase BshA, whose translation MLKLKKLKVGVICYPSLGGSGVVATELGKMMADRGHEMHYITSGMPFRFLEAHPNIHFHEVKIDGYAVFKYPPYDIALANRIAQVIETEKLDLLHVHYAVPHAVSAALGKDMANSTIGVITTLHGTDVTILGHDPALRNTVRYGINKSTITTTVSESLRQETLELIGPEKDLLTIYNFIDEDKYHPVEPGRLKSELGIGRDEKVIIHISNFRAVKRIPDIIESYRRVAQQSNAKLLLVGEGPEKAAMEELVRELGLQDDVIFTGKRDDLPELLAISDVMFLLSEKEAFGLVLLEAFACGVPSVATAIGGIPEVVEDGVNGFLVELGDVAMAADRALQLLMDDQLHASFQRNGLATVANKFHSTTIVTQYEKLYYEAAGSQ comes from the coding sequence ATGTTGAAATTGAAAAAATTGAAAGTAGGTGTAATCTGCTATCCTTCACTAGGAGGGTCTGGGGTTGTGGCAACTGAACTTGGGAAAATGATGGCAGATAGGGGTCACGAAATGCATTACATAACATCGGGTATGCCTTTCCGTTTCCTCGAAGCCCATCCTAACATCCACTTTCATGAAGTTAAAATCGACGGCTATGCAGTTTTTAAATATCCACCTTATGATATCGCACTTGCTAATCGCATTGCACAAGTGATTGAAACGGAAAAATTAGATTTGCTACATGTACATTATGCTGTCCCACACGCCGTATCCGCTGCGCTTGGTAAAGATATGGCCAATTCAACGATTGGCGTCATTACAACATTGCATGGAACAGATGTCACGATTCTAGGACATGATCCGGCACTGCGTAATACTGTCCGCTATGGTATTAATAAATCAACCATTACAACGACCGTTTCTGAATCACTACGACAAGAAACGCTTGAATTGATTGGACCGGAAAAAGATTTGTTGACGATTTACAATTTTATAGATGAAGACAAATATCATCCAGTTGAGCCTGGAAGATTGAAAAGTGAACTGGGCATTGGACGGGATGAAAAAGTAATTATTCATATTTCTAACTTTAGAGCTGTAAAACGCATTCCTGATATTATTGAAAGCTATCGACGTGTCGCTCAACAATCGAATGCGAAATTGTTGCTTGTTGGTGAGGGACCGGAAAAAGCGGCGATGGAAGAACTTGTTCGTGAGTTGGGTTTACAAGATGATGTTATTTTCACTGGCAAGCGCGATGATTTACCAGAGCTCCTCGCCATTAGTGATGTTATGTTTTTACTGTCAGAAAAAGAGGCATTTGGACTTGTATTATTGGAGGCATTTGCTTGTGGAGTACCCTCTGTTGCGACGGCCATTGGGGGAATTCCCGAAGTGGTTGAAGATGGCGTCAATGGTTTTCTCGTTGAACTTGGTGATGTGGCAATGGCTGCTGATAGAGCACTTCAATTACTGATGGATGATCAATTGCATGCGTCATTTCAGCGAAATGGGCTGGCGACAGTTGCGAATAAATTTCATTCAACAACGATTGTGACACAGTACGAAAAATTGTATTATGAAGCGGCGGGTAGCCAATGA
- a CDS encoding CCA tRNA nucleotidyltransferase, whose product MTAHFATESSREVIRLLEQAGYEAVFVGGAVRDYVLGKPATDIDIATSAKPEEVKALFPMTVDIGTAHGTVLVLMNGEPIEVTTYRTEGTYSDHRRPDEVQFVTSLREDLLRRDFTMNALAMTKDGELIDLFGGQEDMTRQLIRAVGHAADRFDEDALRMFRAVRFTSVLDFAIEEDTFEAIRSYAPRIQYISVERLKAEMGKLFKGANPIKAFHFIEQTGLASHLPLFPESIDKINKMVPFETATEGWACVMLAGGFTPGQVAKAYKLSNAEKTFLSAVHQASTVRYSALFTIDDYYKFDVAVLLLAEKWVHVMGHSSQVLTKREVISKKQSLPIQSVADLAVTGKDLLGWTGLRGGRWTGEWIGKITIAVLHGKCENNPNNIKEWFFNEFKSEK is encoded by the coding sequence ATGACAGCCCATTTTGCAACAGAGTCAAGTCGCGAAGTCATCCGTTTACTTGAACAAGCGGGCTATGAGGCTGTATTTGTTGGGGGAGCGGTCCGAGATTATGTCTTGGGAAAACCGGCAACGGATATTGATATTGCCACCTCGGCAAAGCCTGAAGAAGTAAAGGCATTATTTCCAATGACTGTAGACATTGGGACAGCGCATGGAACGGTTCTTGTATTGATGAACGGGGAACCGATTGAAGTGACGACTTACCGAACAGAAGGGACGTATAGCGATCATCGTCGCCCGGATGAAGTGCAGTTCGTTACCTCATTGCGGGAAGATTTACTACGTAGAGATTTCACGATGAATGCACTCGCGATGACAAAAGATGGTGAACTGATTGATTTATTTGGTGGGCAGGAGGACATGACGCGTCAACTGATTCGGGCTGTTGGTCATGCGGCAGATCGTTTTGACGAAGATGCCCTTCGAATGTTTCGTGCGGTACGCTTTACATCTGTTCTCGATTTCGCAATTGAAGAAGATACATTTGAAGCGATTCGTAGCTATGCGCCACGGATTCAGTATATTTCAGTGGAGCGATTAAAAGCAGAGATGGGTAAGCTGTTTAAAGGTGCTAATCCTATAAAGGCATTCCATTTCATCGAACAAACGGGACTTGCTAGTCACTTGCCTTTATTCCCAGAAAGTATCGACAAGATCAACAAAATGGTGCCTTTCGAGACGGCTACCGAAGGGTGGGCTTGCGTAATGCTTGCAGGTGGTTTTACCCCAGGGCAGGTTGCTAAAGCGTATAAGCTCTCGAATGCTGAGAAAACATTTTTATCGGCGGTGCACCAAGCATCTACGGTAAGATACAGTGCTTTGTTTACGATTGATGATTATTATAAGTTCGATGTAGCAGTCCTTTTGTTAGCTGAAAAGTGGGTTCATGTAATGGGTCATTCAAGCCAAGTGTTGACAAAGAGAGAGGTTATCTCTAAGAAACAGTCATTGCCGATTCAATCGGTTGCCGATTTAGCTGTAACAGGCAAAGATTTGTTAGGTTGGACGGGATTACGTGGTGGCAGATGGACCGGTGAATGGATTGGAAAAATCACGATAGCTGTTCTTCATGGGAAATGTGAAAATAATCCAAACAACATAAAGGAATGGTTTTTCAATGAATTCAAGAGTGAAAAATGA
- a CDS encoding biotin--[acetyl-CoA-carboxylase] ligase has product MNSRVKNELLKRLFEANGEPVSGQEIADEYGLSRTAIWKYVKELEKEGYEIGTIRKKGYMLIGSPDRVNAANVQQHLTTKNYGQHIRYFETCESTQIIAHEEAQNAALNGTVIISEEQTAGKGRMARPWSSKSGKGIWMSVISRPSLTPQQAPQMTLVAAVAVTRAIEELTGIEPTIKWPNDILVDGKKVTGILTELQADPDQVKAIILGIGMNVNQELADFPAELHDIATSLQILMGKPVDRPQLIAKILGFLELYTTMYENHGFGPIKLLWEGYSNTTGKRIRAVMLNETLVGTAIGISDEGVLELRLDDGSIRGIYSADIEVSS; this is encoded by the coding sequence ATGAATTCAAGAGTGAAAAATGAGTTGCTGAAAAGATTATTTGAAGCGAATGGCGAACCCGTATCTGGACAGGAAATCGCCGATGAATACGGCTTATCAAGAACGGCGATTTGGAAATACGTTAAAGAGCTTGAAAAAGAAGGCTATGAAATTGGGACAATCCGCAAAAAAGGCTATATGCTTATTGGCTCACCTGATCGAGTGAATGCAGCGAATGTCCAGCAACATTTGACAACTAAAAATTATGGTCAACATATTCGATATTTTGAAACCTGTGAGTCTACCCAGATTATTGCACATGAAGAGGCGCAAAATGCTGCGCTAAATGGCACAGTCATTATTTCGGAAGAACAGACGGCAGGAAAGGGGCGCATGGCGCGTCCTTGGAGTTCCAAATCAGGTAAAGGGATTTGGATGAGTGTGATTTCACGGCCGTCGTTGACTCCGCAGCAGGCACCGCAGATGACGCTTGTAGCAGCAGTTGCTGTCACACGCGCTATCGAAGAGCTAACGGGTATTGAACCAACAATCAAATGGCCCAATGATATTTTAGTGGATGGTAAAAAAGTGACAGGCATTTTGACAGAGCTGCAGGCAGATCCAGACCAAGTGAAAGCAATTATTCTCGGTATTGGTATGAACGTCAATCAGGAGCTAGCTGACTTCCCTGCGGAATTACATGATATTGCCACTTCCCTACAAATTTTAATGGGCAAGCCTGTTGATCGTCCGCAATTGATTGCAAAAATTCTTGGATTTCTTGAACTGTATACGACTATGTATGAAAATCATGGTTTTGGTCCTATTAAACTGTTGTGGGAAGGCTATTCCAATACGACAGGCAAACGGATTCGTGCAGTGATGTTGAATGAAACATTGGTAGGCACTGCAATTGGCATATCCGATGAGGGTGTACTAGAATTGCGGTTAGATGATGGCTCAATCCGTGGTATTTACTCTGCCGATATAGAGGTTTCGAGTTGA
- the panB gene encoding 3-methyl-2-oxobutanoate hydroxymethyltransferase: protein MKSTLDFINMKKEGEKIVMLTAYDHPSAKIAEEAGVDVLLVGDSLGMVVLGYDSTVSVTVDDMIHHGKAVKRGATDTFIVVDMPFGSYHGSDDSTLAAAVHMFQQTGAHALKVEGAGQVIDKIRLLTSVGIPVVGHLGLLPQSAAVVGGYKVQGKTAAAAQQLIEDARASEAAGACMIVLECIPYQLADEVTAAVSIPVIGIGAGAGTDGQVLVFHDTVTYGSHRVPKFVETFADVGTVIGEGITKYVKAVKEQSFPAEHHRFTMKAEELVSLYGGKKGGE from the coding sequence ATGAAAAGTACACTTGATTTTATCAACATGAAAAAAGAGGGCGAGAAAATTGTCATGCTGACAGCTTATGATCACCCTTCAGCAAAAATTGCGGAAGAAGCAGGGGTAGATGTTTTGCTCGTCGGTGATTCGCTCGGTATGGTCGTTCTTGGTTATGATTCAACGGTTTCTGTCACGGTGGATGATATGATCCATCATGGAAAAGCAGTGAAAAGAGGAGCGACGGATACATTCATCGTCGTGGACATGCCATTCGGTTCTTATCATGGCTCTGACGATAGTACACTTGCTGCTGCGGTCCACATGTTCCAACAGACGGGTGCGCATGCCTTAAAAGTTGAAGGAGCAGGGCAAGTGATTGACAAGATTCGTCTGTTGACAAGCGTAGGAATTCCGGTTGTTGGGCATCTTGGCTTACTTCCTCAATCTGCAGCAGTTGTAGGTGGCTATAAGGTGCAAGGAAAGACGGCTGCGGCGGCACAGCAACTGATTGAAGATGCACGCGCTAGTGAAGCAGCGGGAGCTTGCATGATTGTATTGGAATGTATCCCGTATCAGCTAGCAGATGAAGTGACAGCGGCAGTATCTATTCCAGTCATTGGGATTGGTGCAGGGGCAGGAACAGACGGACAAGTACTTGTTTTCCACGATACAGTCACATATGGTAGTCATCGCGTTCCGAAATTTGTCGAAACATTTGCTGACGTTGGAACGGTCATTGGTGAAGGAATCACAAAGTATGTCAAAGCCGTTAAAGAACAATCTTTTCCTGCGGAGCATCACCGTTTCACGATGAAGGCAGAAGAGTTGGTGTCTTTGTACGGAGGTAAAAAAGGTGGCGAATGA
- the panC gene encoding pantoate--beta-alanine ligase has product MANEVTALSIVHTIQDLQQLLTERRQQGLSVGFVPTMGFLHEGHLSLVEQARQQNDVVVMSIFVNPAQFGPGEDFEAYPRDIERDARLATEAGVTILFMPTREEMYPQEGGIRILPGPQAAELCGASRPGHFDGVLKVVLKLFNIVDPDRSYFGLKDAQQLAIIETFIRDFNLRTKIVRVPTVREQDGLAKSSRNVHLTEAERKEAPVIQQALQLGAGLVVEGLSVNDIEQQVADAIVTNSSGSIDYVSLLAYPELTQADATSKEVILACAVKFSKTRLIDNIIIPLKG; this is encoded by the coding sequence GTGGCGAATGAAGTGACAGCACTATCAATTGTGCATACGATTCAAGACTTACAGCAATTGCTGACTGAACGTCGACAACAAGGATTGTCAGTCGGTTTTGTCCCGACGATGGGCTTTTTACATGAAGGACATTTGTCATTAGTGGAGCAGGCTAGGCAACAAAATGACGTTGTTGTCATGAGTATTTTTGTCAATCCGGCTCAATTCGGTCCTGGGGAAGATTTTGAGGCGTATCCGCGTGATATAGAGCGTGATGCGCGTCTTGCGACTGAAGCGGGTGTTACTATTCTGTTCATGCCGACACGAGAGGAAATGTATCCGCAAGAAGGTGGAATTCGTATTTTACCTGGTCCCCAAGCAGCAGAACTTTGCGGAGCATCTAGACCGGGACATTTCGATGGTGTGTTAAAAGTCGTGTTGAAGTTGTTCAACATCGTTGATCCAGATCGTTCGTATTTTGGTTTGAAAGATGCGCAACAGCTAGCGATTATTGAGACGTTTATCCGTGATTTTAATTTGAGAACGAAGATTGTCCGTGTCCCAACAGTTCGTGAGCAGGATGGCTTGGCGAAAAGTTCACGCAATGTCCATTTGACGGAAGCGGAGCGTAAGGAAGCGCCTGTTATTCAACAAGCCCTTCAATTAGGTGCAGGGTTAGTTGTAGAAGGCTTGTCAGTGAATGATATAGAGCAACAAGTAGCCGATGCAATTGTTACAAATAGTTCAGGTAGCATTGACTATGTGTCATTGCTGGCGTATCCAGAGCTGACACAAGCAGATGCGACTAGCAAGGAAGTTATACTTGCGTGTGCCGTGAAATTTAGCAAAACAAGATTGATTGATAATATAATTATTCCACTAAAAGGATGA
- the panD gene encoding aspartate 1-decarboxylase: MFRMMMNSKLHRATVTEADLNYVGSITIDSDVLDAAGMLPNEKVHIVNNNNGARFETYIIAGERGSGVICVNGAAARLVQRGDIVIIISYAYVTNEEALTHEPTVLIMDEKNGVKEVIKEKQGMTYA; this comes from the coding sequence ATGTTCAGAATGATGATGAATAGTAAATTGCACCGTGCAACTGTCACGGAGGCCGATTTAAATTATGTGGGAAGCATTACGATTGATAGCGATGTGCTAGATGCTGCGGGCATGCTACCGAATGAGAAAGTGCATATTGTCAATAATAATAATGGTGCAAGATTTGAAACGTATATTATTGCAGGAGAACGTGGTAGTGGTGTCATCTGTGTAAACGGAGCAGCAGCAAGACTCGTTCAGCGTGGCGATATTGTTATCATTATCTCCTATGCCTATGTAACAAACGAAGAAGCGTTGACGCATGAACCAACCGTTCTTATTATGGACGAAAAAAATGGCGTGAAAGAAGTCATCAAAGAGAAGCAAGGGATGACGTACGCATAA